In the Blautia coccoides genome, ACTTATCTCAGAACCTGAGATCCTTTTTCTGGATGAGCCTACACTGGGACTGGACGTATTGGCGAGAAGGGAGCTGTGGGATATGATCCGGGAATTGAAGGGCAAAGTGACCGTGGTGCTAACTACACATTATCTGGAGGAGGCGGAGAGCCTTTCCGACAGGATCGGAATTATGTCCGGGGGGAGACTTTTTGCAGTGGGAACGGCAGAGGAACTGACCAGGAAGGCCGGCAGAGAAAAATTTGAGGAGGCATTTGTTGTGCTTTGCAGGGGAGGGAGTTTATCATGAAAACAATGGCATTTGCATCACGGAACGCCAAGGAAATTTTGAGAGATAAGACAACTCTGGGATTTGGTATTGGATTTCCTGTTATTTTGTTACTTCTTTTATCCCTAATCGGGGCAAATGCACCCGTGGATTTATTTGATGTGGATAAATTAACCCCTGGTATCGCTGTATTCGGAATGTCGTTTATATCGCTGTTTTCCGGCATGATCATTGCAAAAGACAGATCAAGCTCCTTTATGATGCGGCTTTTTGCCTCACCTATGGATGCTGGAGATTTTATTGCGGGATATACGCTGCCGCTGATCCCCATGGCAGTGGTGCAGATACTGATCTGTTTTGTGACGGCACTGTTCCTGGGACTTTCTGCCAGCTTGAATATACTGCTGACAGTGGTGGTTTCCATACCAGCAGCGCTGTTGTTTATCGGTATTGGCCTGCTCTGCGGCAGCGTGTTCAATGACAAACAGGTGGGAGGTGCCTGCGGTGCGCTGCTCACCAACTTAAGCGCATGGCTTTCCGGTACATGGTTCGATCCGGCTATGGTCGGAGGTGCATTTGGAAAATTGGCAAAGAGTCTGCCATTTCTGCATGCAGTAGATGCGGGCAGGTATGCGCTTTCGGGGGAATACGGAAAGATCATGCCGGAACTGTTGTGGGTCCTGGCATATGCGGTGGTGGTGGATGCGGCTGCTGTGCTGGTGTTCAGACATAAAATGAAAAGAGAATAGGAAGTACCTCTGGCTTAGGCGCCGTAGAAATCCAGAAACTGTCTGGTTTCCGGGCGTGCAGGTGCAGATAGGATGTTGTCCTTGGGGCCGGATTCCCAGAGGGTTCCGTTGTGAAAGAAATAGACTTCATCCGCGATCCTTTTGGCCTGATTTGCTTTTTTGAATTCAGCCGGGTTTGATAAGAAAAACAGTAGAGCCAGTATCCAAATACTGGATAAAATGAATATAAAATGCTGTCCGGGGGAGTATTGCCCTGGACAGCATTTTGAATTGCTGAGATTGAAGTATTATTTATGGGAATCCGCCATATCGTCAATCAATTTTTCAATCACTTGCTTTTTAACATATACGTCAAAGCTGAGCATGCAGATAAATGCGAATTTCTTCAGGAAATCCTGGTTTTCTTCTTCTGCATTTTCATAGGAATCACAGGCCATTTTGTATTTGCGGACAATATCTTTTGTCAGCGGATCGATCTGCTTTAACTCCAGGCGCATGATTTCCTCATAAATTTCTGTCAGGTTCATCTCCCCGTCCTTATTGAAATACTTTTCCGTGAGCGGGCCGAGAAGTACCTGGATATCGCTGATGGACAGAATGTTTTTAAAATAGTAAATAAAGGTCAACATCAGTAAGTGTTCTTTTGTATATTTCTTCTTCACCGGCGGCGGGAGAAGATCGTTTTTGGCATAGTTGTTTATCATGGTCTTGGTCAGGATCTTGTCATCCGCGTGGCGCTTGGATGCGGACAGGTGGCTCTCCATAAAAGTAGTTACCTGATCCATATATAAATCAATGCCCGGAATCTCCTCGGGTTTAATATAATCAATGCGGGAAATGCTGGCTAAAATACTATTCAGCATATCTTTAGTATCAATTGTCATCTCATCACCTCTACGCCCTATTATATAGTTTTTAATACTATTTTTAAATGGATTTTTCTGAAAACCACAGAAATCCCGGGCAAATGCTTGCCTGCCCAGGGGAGCTGTGTTATATTGTAGGAACAGGTGTTTTGATACCTGGAGACAGAAAGTACAGAGTATGCTGCTGCTGTTCACAGCCCTGCCGAAAGTGCAGGTCTGTGAACTGTGACAGTGTGCTTTTTATTCGTAACCATAGAAAGTCCGCAAAGTGTGCTTTTTATGGCTTTAATTATGGAGGGACATTTTTATGAGTATATATGACACATTGAATCCCCAGCAGAAGGAAGCTGTCCTTCATACAGAGGGGCCGGTGCTTATCCTGGCAGGAGCAGGATCAGGAAAAACAAGGGTGCTGACTCACAGGATCGCCTATCTGATCGAGGAAAAGGGAGTGAATCCGTGGAATATCATGGCAATCACCTTTACCAACAAGGCAGCAGGCGAGATGCGTGAACGTGTGGATAAAATTGTTGGATTCGGCGCAGAGAGTATATGGGTTTCTACATTTCATTCAAGCTGTGTGCGTATTCTGAGAAGATACATTGACAGGCTGGGCTTTGACCATAATTTTACAATTTATGATACAGATGACCAGAAAAGTCTGATGAAAGACATCTGTAAACGTCTGCAGATTGACACGAAGGTACATAAGGAGAGGGCAATCCTCTCTGCCATTTCCTCTGCAAAAGATGAGTTGGTGACTCCTGAGGAATATGAGCTGAATAATATGTCAGACTTCAGCAAGAAAAAAATAGCCCAGGCTTATAAAGAATACCAGAAGGAGCTGAGAAAAAATAACGCCCTTGATTTTGATGATCTGATCGTTAAGACAGTGGAGCTGTTCCAGGCCTGCCCGGATGTGCTGGATTATTACCAGGAACGTTTCCGCTATATTATGGTAGATGAGTATCAGGATACCAATACGGCGCAGTTTAAATTTGTAAGTCTTCTGGCGAGCAAATATAAGAATCTATGTGTAGTGGGTGATGATGACCAGTCCATCTATAAATTCAGAGGTGCAAATATCGGAAATATCCTTGGGTTTGAGAAGGTATTTTCTGATGCCAAGGTGATCAAGTTGGAGCAGAATTACCGTTCCACCCAGAATATTCTTAATTCCGCCAATGAGGTGATACATAATAATATAGGAAGAAAAGAGAAATCTCTATGGACAGACAATGAGGAAGGGTCCCTTGTGCATTACAGGCAGTTCATGAATGCATATGAGGAAGCGGAATTCATTGCGGGAGATATCAGCAGGAAAGTACGGGAAGCGGACTGCCAGTATAAGGACTGTGCGATCCTGTACAGAACCAATGCCCAGTCACGTCTGTTTGAGGAGAAATTCCTGATGGCTAATATTCCTTATAAGCTGGTGGGAGGTGTTAACTTCTATGCCAGAAAGGAGATCAAGGATTTGCTGGCTTACCTGAAGACTGTGGACAATGCCAGAGATGACCTGGCTGTACGCCGTATCATCAATGTGCCGAAGCGCGGGATCGGAGCGACTACCCTGACAAAGGTGCAGGATTATGCGACTGAGCATGACATGAGCTTTTATAATGCACTGAAAGAGGCGGAGAATATTTCCACACTTGGCAGGGCAGCGGCAAAAATTGAGCCTTTTGTCACATTTATCCAGAGCCTCAGAAGCAAGACAGAGTATTATTCTCCCTCTGAACTGCTCAATGATATCATTGAAGAGACCGGATATGTGATGGAATTAAAGGCAGAGGGCACAGAGGAAGCGGACGCAAGGATTGAAAATATTGACGAGTTGATCACCAAGATCGTTTCCTATGAAGAGGAGAATGAGGATCCTACACTCAGTGGATTTCTGGAAGAGGTTGCATTGATCGCGGATATTGATACTGTGGACGGAGATGGCAACCAGGTACTTTTGATGACTCTTCACAGCGCTAAGGGGCTGGAATTTCCTTATGTATATCTGGCAGGCATGGAGGACGGAATCTTCCCAAGTTATATGACCATCACTGCGGATGATCCGGCAGAGCTGGAAGAGGAACGCAGGCTTTGTTATGTGGGAATCACAAGGGCCATGAAGGATTTGACGCTGACCTGTGCGCAGCAGAGAATGATCCGCGGGGAGACACAGTACAACAAGCCGTCCCGTTTTATCAGGGAGATCCCAAGAGAACTGGTAGACCTGGGCAGAGACTTTAAGGAGCAGAAGATCAAAGAGATTCCACTTCCGAATACTATGAAGCAGATGAAGCAGGCATTCAAGCAGCCAGCATTCATACCAAAACAGTTTGAGGTGAAGAAGTCTGCGGGGCTGTCCTATGATGTGGGCGATACGGTGAAGCATATCAAATTTGGTGTGG is a window encoding:
- the pcrA gene encoding DNA helicase PcrA; translated protein: MSIYDTLNPQQKEAVLHTEGPVLILAGAGSGKTRVLTHRIAYLIEEKGVNPWNIMAITFTNKAAGEMRERVDKIVGFGAESIWVSTFHSSCVRILRRYIDRLGFDHNFTIYDTDDQKSLMKDICKRLQIDTKVHKERAILSAISSAKDELVTPEEYELNNMSDFSKKKIAQAYKEYQKELRKNNALDFDDLIVKTVELFQACPDVLDYYQERFRYIMVDEYQDTNTAQFKFVSLLASKYKNLCVVGDDDQSIYKFRGANIGNILGFEKVFSDAKVIKLEQNYRSTQNILNSANEVIHNNIGRKEKSLWTDNEEGSLVHYRQFMNAYEEAEFIAGDISRKVREADCQYKDCAILYRTNAQSRLFEEKFLMANIPYKLVGGVNFYARKEIKDLLAYLKTVDNARDDLAVRRIINVPKRGIGATTLTKVQDYATEHDMSFYNALKEAENISTLGRAAAKIEPFVTFIQSLRSKTEYYSPSELLNDIIEETGYVMELKAEGTEEADARIENIDELITKIVSYEEENEDPTLSGFLEEVALIADIDTVDGDGNQVLLMTLHSAKGLEFPYVYLAGMEDGIFPSYMTITADDPAELEEERRLCYVGITRAMKDLTLTCAQQRMIRGETQYNKPSRFIREIPRELVDLGRDFKEQKIKEIPLPNTMKQMKQAFKQPAFIPKQFEVKKSAGLSYDVGDTVKHIKFGVGVVKGIVEGGRDYEVTVDFDKSGTKKMFASFAKLKKVE
- a CDS encoding DUF1836 domain-containing protein — its product is MTIDTKDMLNSILASISRIDYIKPEEIPGIDLYMDQVTTFMESHLSASKRHADDKILTKTMINNYAKNDLLPPPVKKKYTKEHLLMLTFIYYFKNILSISDIQVLLGPLTEKYFNKDGEMNLTEIYEEIMRLELKQIDPLTKDIVRKYKMACDSYENAEEENQDFLKKFAFICMLSFDVYVKKQVIEKLIDDMADSHK
- a CDS encoding ABC transporter permease encodes the protein MKTMAFASRNAKEILRDKTTLGFGIGFPVILLLLLSLIGANAPVDLFDVDKLTPGIAVFGMSFISLFSGMIIAKDRSSSFMMRLFASPMDAGDFIAGYTLPLIPMAVVQILICFVTALFLGLSASLNILLTVVVSIPAALLFIGIGLLCGSVFNDKQVGGACGALLTNLSAWLSGTWFDPAMVGGAFGKLAKSLPFLHAVDAGRYALSGEYGKIMPELLWVLAYAVVVDAAAVLVFRHKMKRE